A DNA window from Pseudomonas sp. B21-056 contains the following coding sequences:
- a CDS encoding amino acid ABC transporter substrate-binding protein: MKLLKSTLAVVTAAAVLGVSGFAQAGATLDAVQKKGFVQCGVSDGLPGFSVPDSTGKIVGIDADFCRAVAAAVFGDASKVKFSQLNAKERFTALQSGEIDVLSRNSTMTSSRDAGMGLKFPGFITYYDGIGFLANNKLGVKSAKELDGATICIQAGTTTELNVSDYFRANGLKYTPITFDTSDESAKSLESGRCDVLTSDKSQLFAQRSKLASPKDYVVLPETISKEPLGPVVRNGDDEWLAIVRWTGYALLNAEEAGVTSKNVEAEAKSTKNPDVARMLGADGEYGKDLKLPKDWVVKIVKQVGNYGEMFERNLGKGTPLEIDRGLNALWNAGGIQYAPPVR, encoded by the coding sequence ATGAAGTTACTGAAATCCACCCTGGCTGTCGTGACCGCAGCAGCTGTCCTCGGTGTTAGCGGGTTCGCGCAGGCGGGTGCAACCCTGGACGCAGTGCAGAAGAAAGGTTTCGTACAGTGCGGCGTAAGTGATGGCTTGCCGGGTTTCTCGGTGCCTGATTCGACCGGCAAGATCGTCGGTATCGACGCTGACTTCTGCCGTGCCGTTGCCGCTGCCGTCTTCGGTGATGCAAGCAAGGTCAAGTTCAGCCAGTTGAACGCCAAGGAGCGCTTCACCGCGCTGCAGTCCGGCGAAATCGATGTGCTCTCGCGTAACTCCACCATGACCAGCTCCCGTGACGCGGGCATGGGCCTGAAATTCCCAGGCTTCATCACCTACTACGATGGCATCGGCTTCCTGGCCAACAACAAGCTGGGCGTCAAGAGCGCCAAGGAACTGGACGGTGCAACCATCTGCATCCAGGCCGGTACCACCACCGAACTGAACGTGTCCGACTACTTCCGCGCCAATGGCCTGAAGTACACCCCGATCACCTTCGACACCTCCGATGAAAGCGCCAAGTCGCTGGAATCCGGTCGTTGCGACGTACTGACCTCCGACAAATCCCAGCTGTTCGCCCAGCGCAGCAAGCTGGCATCGCCGAAAGACTACGTGGTTCTGCCGGAAACCATTTCCAAGGAACCACTGGGCCCGGTCGTGCGTAACGGCGACGACGAGTGGCTGGCTATCGTGCGTTGGACTGGCTACGCCCTGCTCAATGCTGAAGAAGCCGGCGTGACCTCGAAGAACGTCGAGGCTGAAGCCAAGTCCACCAAGAACCCGGACGTCGCTCGTATGCTGGGCGCTGACGGTGAATACGGCAAGGACCTGAAACTGCCGAAAGACTGGGTCGTGAAGATCGTCAAGCAAGTCGGCAACTACGGTGAAATGTTCGAGCGCAACCTCGGCAAAGGCACTCCGCTGGAAATCGACCGCGGCCTGAACGCGCTGTGGAACGCTGGCGGCATCCAATACGCACCACCAGTGCGCTGA
- a CDS encoding amino acid ABC transporter permease yields MQNSIGAPKQRLSLSDPKVRAWVFQIVTVVAVIALGWFLFDNTQTNLAHRGITSGFGFLERSAGFGIAQHLIDYTEADSYARVFVIGLLNTLLVTFIGVILATILGFIIGVARLSQNWIISKLATVYVEVFRNIPPLLQILFWYFAVFLSMPGPRAAHNFGDTFFVSSRGLNMPAALVADGFWPFMVSVVLAIVAIVLMARWANKRFEATGEPFHKFWVGLALFLVIPALSALLFGAPVHWEMPELKGFNFVGGWVLIPELLALTLALTVYTAAFIAEIVRSGIKSVSHGQTEAARSLGLRNGPTLRKVIIPQALRVIIPPLTSQYLNLAKNSSLAAGIGYPEMVSLFAGTVLNQTGQAIEVIAITMSVYLAISISISLLMNWYNKRIALIER; encoded by the coding sequence ATGCAAAATTCAATCGGCGCACCAAAGCAGAGGCTCAGCCTCAGCGATCCAAAAGTGCGTGCGTGGGTATTTCAGATCGTCACTGTCGTGGCGGTCATCGCGTTGGGCTGGTTCCTGTTCGACAACACACAGACCAACCTTGCGCACCGGGGCATCACGTCCGGTTTCGGCTTCCTGGAGCGCAGTGCCGGGTTCGGCATCGCTCAACACCTGATCGATTACACCGAAGCGGACAGCTATGCCCGCGTCTTTGTCATCGGGTTGCTCAACACGTTGCTGGTCACCTTCATCGGGGTGATCCTGGCGACCATCCTCGGTTTCATCATCGGCGTCGCACGCTTGTCGCAGAACTGGATCATCTCCAAGCTGGCGACCGTTTACGTGGAGGTTTTCCGTAACATCCCGCCGTTGCTGCAAATCCTGTTCTGGTACTTCGCGGTATTCCTGAGCATGCCGGGACCGCGGGCCGCCCATAACTTCGGCGACACCTTCTTTGTCAGCAGCCGGGGCTTGAACATGCCGGCCGCGCTGGTGGCGGACGGGTTCTGGCCATTCATGGTCAGCGTCGTGCTGGCGATCGTCGCCATCGTGCTGATGGCTCGCTGGGCCAACAAGCGTTTCGAAGCGACCGGAGAGCCGTTTCATAAGTTCTGGGTCGGTCTGGCGCTGTTCCTGGTGATCCCGGCGTTGAGCGCGCTGCTGTTTGGTGCGCCGGTGCATTGGGAAATGCCGGAACTCAAGGGCTTCAACTTCGTCGGTGGCTGGGTGCTGATCCCGGAACTGCTGGCCTTGACCCTGGCGTTGACCGTATACACCGCGGCGTTCATCGCCGAGATCGTGCGTTCGGGCATCAAGTCGGTCAGCCACGGCCAGACCGAGGCGGCTCGTTCCCTTGGGCTGCGCAACGGTCCGACCCTGCGCAAGGTGATCATCCCGCAAGCCTTGCGTGTGATCATTCCGCCGTTGACCAGCCAATACCTGAACCTGGCGAAAAACTCCTCCCTGGCGGCCGGTATCGGTTACCCGGAAATGGTGTCGCTGTTCGCCGGCACGGTGTTGAACCAGACCGGCCAGGCCATCGAGGTGATTGCAATCACCATGAGTGTGTACCTGGCGATCAGTATCAGCATCTCCTTGCTGATGAACTGGTACAACAAGCGCATTGCGCTGATCGAGCGGTGA
- a CDS encoding amino acid ABC transporter ATP-binding protein produces the protein MSEAIKKPVSPEGIIQMQGVNKWYGQFHVLKDINLNVKQGERIVLCGPSGSGKSTTIRCLNRLEEHQQGRIVVDGVELTNDLKQIEAIRREVGMVFQHFNLFPHLTILQNCTLAPMWVRKMPKRKAEEIAMHYLERVRIPEQAHKYPGQLSGGQQQRVAIARALCMKPKIMLFDEPTSALDPEMVKEVLDTMIGLAEDGMTMLCVTHEMGFARTVANRVIFMDKGEIVEQAAPNDFFDNPQNDRTKLFLSQILH, from the coding sequence ATGAGTGAAGCAATCAAAAAGCCTGTGAGCCCTGAAGGCATTATTCAGATGCAGGGCGTCAACAAGTGGTACGGCCAGTTCCACGTGTTGAAAGACATCAACCTGAACGTCAAGCAGGGCGAGCGTATCGTGCTGTGCGGTCCGTCGGGTTCCGGCAAGTCCACCACCATCCGTTGCCTCAACCGGTTGGAAGAGCACCAGCAAGGCCGTATCGTGGTCGATGGCGTGGAACTGACCAACGACCTCAAGCAGATCGAAGCGATCCGCCGTGAAGTCGGCATGGTGTTCCAGCATTTCAACCTGTTCCCGCACCTGACCATCCTGCAGAACTGCACCCTGGCGCCGATGTGGGTGCGCAAGATGCCCAAGCGCAAGGCCGAGGAAATCGCCATGCATTACCTGGAGCGCGTACGCATTCCAGAGCAGGCGCACAAGTACCCGGGCCAGCTCTCCGGCGGTCAGCAGCAGCGTGTGGCCATCGCCCGCGCCCTGTGCATGAAACCGAAAATCATGCTGTTCGATGAGCCGACCTCCGCGCTCGACCCGGAAATGGTGAAGGAAGTACTCGACACCATGATCGGCCTGGCCGAAGACGGCATGACCATGTTGTGCGTGACCCACGAAATGGGCTTCGCCCGCACCGTGGCCAACCGCGTGATCTTCATGGACAAGGGTGAAATCGTCGAACAGGCTGCGCCGAACGACTTCTTCGACAACCCGCAGAACGATCGCACCAAGCTGTTCCTGAGCCAGATCCT
- a CDS encoding alpha/beta hydrolase has protein sequence MTDPLILEPNSTADACVIWLHGLGADRYDFLPVAEILQQSLHTTRFVLPQAPTQPVTINGGYAMPSWYDIRALSPARAIDEQQLEVSAKRVMDLIETQRASGIDASRIFLAGFSQGGAVVYHTAFVKWQGPLGGVIALSTYAPTFSDELQLSASQQRIPVLALHGQYDEVVLNPMGRTAKEYLKQHGVTVTWQEYPMGHEVLPEEIRDIGTWLAERLR, from the coding sequence ATGACCGATCCCTTGATTCTCGAGCCCAACAGCACCGCAGATGCGTGTGTTATCTGGCTCCACGGCCTGGGCGCCGATCGCTATGATTTCCTGCCGGTCGCCGAAATATTGCAGCAAAGCCTGCACACCACGCGTTTCGTTCTACCCCAGGCACCGACCCAGCCAGTAACGATCAACGGCGGCTACGCCATGCCCAGTTGGTACGACATCCGTGCCTTGAGCCCGGCGCGAGCCATTGACGAGCAGCAACTGGAGGTGTCGGCCAAACGGGTCATGGACCTGATCGAAACCCAGCGAGCCAGCGGAATAGACGCTTCGCGGATTTTCCTGGCCGGTTTTTCCCAAGGCGGGGCGGTGGTCTATCACACGGCCTTCGTGAAATGGCAGGGGCCGCTGGGTGGTGTGATCGCACTGTCTACCTATGCGCCGACGTTCAGTGACGAACTGCAATTGTCCGCCAGCCAGCAACGCATTCCGGTACTGGCGCTGCACGGGCAATACGACGAAGTGGTGCTCAACCCCATGGGCCGCACCGCAAAAGAGTATCTGAAGCAGCATGGTGTCACCGTGACATGGCAGGAATACCCAATGGGCCACGAAGTGTTACCCGAGGAGATTCGCGACATCGGCACCTGGCTGGCCGAACGGTTGCGCTGA
- a CDS encoding ABC transporter substrate-binding protein: MKKFPLITGLALSLLASSSLFAAEKTLRIGIEAAYPPFASKTSEGKIEGFDYDIGNALCAQMKVQCEWVEGEFDGLIPSLKVKKIDLALSSMTITEERKKSVDFTHKYYFTSSRLVMKEGAVVDDQYASLKGKTVGVQRATTTDRYATEVLEPKGVIVKRYSNNEEIYMDLASGRLDAIFADTIPLEDFLSMPRGKGYGFVGPELKDPKYVGEGAGIAVRKGNTQLVADLNKAIDGIRASGEYQKIEAKYFKSDIYGD; encoded by the coding sequence ATGAAGAAATTCCCCCTCATCACTGGCCTGGCCCTGAGCCTGCTGGCCTCCAGCAGCCTGTTCGCCGCCGAGAAAACCCTGCGCATCGGCATCGAAGCGGCTTATCCGCCGTTCGCTTCCAAGACCTCGGAAGGGAAGATCGAGGGTTTCGACTACGACATCGGCAATGCGTTGTGCGCGCAGATGAAGGTCCAGTGCGAGTGGGTCGAGGGAGAGTTCGACGGGCTGATCCCGTCGTTGAAGGTGAAGAAGATCGACCTGGCGCTGTCGTCCATGACCATCACCGAAGAGCGCAAGAAGTCGGTGGACTTCACCCACAAGTACTACTTCACCTCATCGCGGCTGGTCATGAAGGAGGGCGCAGTAGTGGATGACCAGTACGCCAGCCTGAAGGGCAAGACCGTGGGTGTGCAGCGAGCGACCACCACTGATCGCTATGCTACTGAAGTCCTCGAACCCAAGGGCGTGATCGTCAAGCGCTACAGCAACAACGAAGAAATCTACATGGACCTGGCGTCCGGTCGCCTGGACGCGATTTTTGCCGACACCATCCCGCTGGAAGATTTCCTATCGATGCCTCGGGGCAAGGGCTACGGGTTTGTCGGGCCTGAGCTCAAAGATCCGAAGTACGTTGGTGAAGGCGCCGGCATTGCAGTGCGCAAGGGCAATACCCAGTTGGTGGCGGATCTGAACAAGGCCATCGATGGGATTCGGGCCAGTGGGGAGTATCAGAAGATCGAGGCCAAGTATTTCAAGTCGGATATCTATGGCGACTGA
- the rhlB gene encoding ATP-dependent RNA helicase RhlB — protein MTVLKALKKMFGKSEAEQLAPGPSAPVHGPSRTEAPQQSRRPAAAAQPKQEPVTSPAAAPAPDKPRNDAPRPRRERAPKPPVVAWKIEDFVVEPQEGKTRFHDFKLAPELMHAIQDLGFPYCTPIQAQVLGYTLAGKDAIGRAQTGTGKTAAFLISIITQLLQTPPPKERYMGEPRALIIAPTRELVVQIAKDAADLTKYTGLNVMTFVGGMDFDKQLKHLEARHCDILVATPGRLLDFNQRGDVHLDMVEVMVLDEADRMLDMGFIPQVRQIIRQTPPKSERQTLLFSATFTEDVMNLAKQWTTDPAVVEIEAENVASENVEQHIYAVAGADKYKLLYNLVNDNGWERVMVFANRKDEVRRIEERLVRDGVNAAQLSGDVPQHKRIKTLEGFREGKIRVLVATDVAGRGIHIDGISHVINFTLPEVPDDYVHRIGRTGRAGAEGVSISFAGEDDSYQLPSIEALLGRKISCEMPPTHLLRPVERKRH, from the coding sequence ATGACCGTGCTCAAAGCACTCAAGAAGATGTTCGGTAAGAGCGAGGCCGAGCAGCTCGCGCCTGGCCCCAGCGCGCCTGTCCACGGCCCGAGCCGTACCGAAGCGCCACAACAATCGCGTCGCCCCGCAGCAGCTGCGCAGCCGAAACAAGAGCCGGTGACCTCGCCTGCCGCCGCGCCCGCGCCGGACAAGCCGCGCAACGATGCCCCCCGTCCCCGCCGCGAACGCGCACCAAAACCGCCGGTCGTCGCCTGGAAGATCGAGGACTTCGTCGTAGAGCCCCAGGAAGGCAAGACCCGCTTCCACGACTTCAAGCTGGCCCCGGAACTGATGCACGCCATCCAGGACCTGGGCTTCCCGTATTGCACGCCGATCCAGGCGCAGGTGCTGGGTTACACCCTCGCCGGCAAGGACGCCATCGGCCGCGCCCAGACCGGCACCGGCAAGACCGCCGCGTTCCTGATCTCCATCATCACCCAGCTGCTGCAGACGCCTCCGCCCAAGGAACGCTACATGGGCGAGCCTCGGGCACTGATCATCGCGCCGACCCGCGAGCTGGTGGTGCAGATCGCCAAGGACGCCGCCGACCTGACCAAATACACCGGCCTGAACGTGATGACGTTCGTCGGCGGCATGGACTTCGACAAGCAGCTCAAGCACCTCGAAGCCCGTCACTGCGACATCCTGGTGGCAACCCCGGGCCGGCTGCTGGATTTCAACCAGCGCGGCGACGTGCACCTGGACATGGTCGAGGTCATGGTGCTGGACGAAGCCGACCGCATGCTCGACATGGGCTTCATCCCGCAGGTGCGCCAGATCATTCGCCAGACCCCGCCGAAAAGCGAACGCCAGACCCTGTTGTTTTCCGCCACCTTCACCGAAGACGTGATGAACCTGGCCAAGCAATGGACCACCGACCCGGCTGTCGTCGAGATCGAGGCCGAGAACGTCGCCAGCGAAAACGTCGAGCAGCACATCTATGCCGTCGCCGGTGCCGACAAATACAAGCTGCTCTACAACCTGGTCAACGACAACGGTTGGGAGCGGGTCATGGTGTTCGCCAACCGCAAGGACGAAGTGCGGCGCATCGAAGAACGCCTGGTGCGCGACGGCGTCAATGCGGCCCAGCTGTCGGGCGACGTGCCCCAGCACAAACGCATCAAGACGCTCGAAGGTTTTCGCGAGGGCAAGATCCGTGTGCTGGTGGCAACCGACGTGGCCGGCCGGGGCATTCACATTGACGGCATCAGCCATGTGATCAACTTCACCCTGCCTGAAGTGCCGGACGACTACGTGCACCGCATCGGCCGTACCGGTCGCGCGGGCGCCGAGGGCGTGTCCATCAGCTTCGCCGGAGAGGACGACTCCTATCAGTTGCCGTCCATCGAGGCACTGCTGGGCCGCAAGATCAGTTGCGAAATGCCGCCGACCCATCTGCTGCGGCCGGTTGAGCGCAAACGTCACTGA
- a CDS encoding ornithine cyclodeaminase family protein: protein MSSTPYVMTQAQARELLGQVDVPQILRKLFRDLAAGQAVQPAQQWVEFPQGAGDFINYLGVLAEDQVYGVKTSPYIVGEQGPLVTAWTLLMSMRTGQPLLLCDASELTTARTAATTAVAVDALALPQAQRLAVIGSGAVARAHVHYVKGLREWKTIRLYSPGLPGKTAQERASITGLDPRLEIADSLAAAVHDADVVMLCTSSANAVLEPKSLGKPALITSISTNAPRAHEVPPHSLNDMDVFCDYRQTTPGSAGEMLIAAEQHGWETSSIIGDLPELLSGQVARPSLERHVFFRSIGLGLEDVALANALYRLHHRN, encoded by the coding sequence ATGTCCAGCACGCCTTATGTGATGACCCAAGCCCAGGCTCGCGAACTGCTCGGGCAAGTCGATGTGCCGCAGATCCTGCGCAAACTGTTTCGCGACTTGGCTGCCGGGCAAGCAGTGCAGCCGGCCCAGCAATGGGTGGAGTTTCCCCAGGGTGCCGGGGACTTCATCAACTACCTGGGGGTGTTGGCCGAGGACCAGGTCTACGGCGTCAAGACCTCGCCCTACATCGTGGGCGAGCAGGGTCCACTGGTCACCGCCTGGACATTGCTGATGTCGATGCGCACCGGCCAGCCGCTGTTGTTGTGCGATGCCAGCGAACTGACGACCGCCCGTACCGCAGCCACCACGGCAGTTGCCGTCGATGCCCTCGCCCTGCCCCAGGCCCAACGCCTGGCGGTCATCGGCAGCGGCGCGGTAGCACGGGCGCATGTGCATTACGTCAAGGGCTTGCGAGAGTGGAAGACCATCCGCCTTTACTCGCCGGGCCTACCGGGCAAGACGGCACAGGAACGCGCATCGATTACCGGCCTGGATCCGCGCCTGGAGATTGCCGACAGCCTTGCGGCGGCGGTGCATGACGCCGATGTGGTGATGCTCTGCACCTCGTCCGCCAACGCGGTGCTCGAGCCGAAGAGCCTGGGCAAACCGGCGCTGATCACCTCCATCAGCACCAACGCCCCACGCGCCCACGAAGTCCCGCCCCACAGCCTCAACGACATGGACGTGTTCTGCGACTATCGTCAGACCACCCCGGGCTCGGCCGGTGAGATGCTGATCGCCGCCGAACAACATGGCTGGGAGACGTCGAGCATCATCGGCGACTTGCCTGAACTGCTCAGCGGACAGGTTGCGCGACCAAGCCTTGAGCGCCACGTGTTCTTCCGCTCGATTGGCCTGGGGCTGGAGGATGTGGCGTTGGCGAATGCGCTTTACCGGTTGCATCACCGCAACTGA
- a CDS encoding NAD(P)/FAD-dependent oxidoreductase has translation MTSADFIIIGGGIAGASTGYWLAPHGRVIVLERESHPAYHSTGRSAALFTAAYGTPQVRALTQASRDFFDAPPAGFCEHPLLTPRGEMTVDFTGDPAELNNQYLSAKATVPQMQLLSAEEACVRLPILRREKVHGALYDPTASDIDTDALHQGYLRGIRRNGGEIHTDSEVLDLVRDNQGQWQVRTAERTFTAPILINAAGAWADQVAQMAGARPLGLQPKRRAAFIFPGPEGLDIHDWPMLVSLDESFYMKPDAGMFLGSPANADPVEPHDVQPEELDIALGIYQIEEATTLSIRRPTRTWAGLRSFVRDGDLLSGFDLQLPGFFWVAAQGGYGIQTSPAMGQASAALVRGEPLPEALTRFGLSSAMLSPARLG, from the coding sequence ATGACCTCAGCAGATTTCATCATCATCGGCGGCGGCATTGCCGGTGCCTCCACCGGCTACTGGCTGGCCCCCCATGGCCGGGTCATTGTGCTCGAGCGCGAATCCCATCCGGCCTACCACTCCACCGGACGTTCGGCGGCGCTGTTCACCGCCGCCTATGGCACGCCTCAGGTAAGGGCATTGACCCAAGCCAGTCGGGACTTTTTCGACGCACCGCCCGCCGGTTTCTGCGAACACCCCCTGCTCACGCCCCGGGGCGAAATGACCGTGGACTTCACCGGTGACCCGGCCGAGCTGAACAATCAGTACCTCAGTGCCAAGGCCACCGTGCCGCAGATGCAATTGCTCAGCGCCGAAGAAGCCTGCGTGCGACTGCCGATCCTGCGCCGGGAAAAAGTCCATGGCGCCCTCTATGACCCGACGGCCTCTGACATCGACACGGATGCGCTGCACCAGGGCTACTTGCGTGGTATCCGCCGCAACGGCGGTGAGATACACACCGACAGCGAAGTCCTGGACCTGGTTCGCGACAACCAGGGGCAATGGCAGGTGAGGACTGCCGAGAGGACCTTCACTGCGCCGATTCTGATCAACGCGGCCGGTGCCTGGGCCGATCAGGTCGCGCAAATGGCCGGTGCCCGGCCGCTGGGTCTGCAACCCAAGCGGCGGGCGGCCTTCATCTTTCCCGGCCCGGAAGGCCTGGACATCCATGACTGGCCGATGCTGGTGAGCCTCGACGAATCCTTCTACATGAAGCCGGACGCTGGCATGTTTCTGGGCTCGCCAGCCAATGCCGATCCGGTGGAGCCCCACGATGTGCAGCCGGAAGAACTGGACATCGCCCTGGGGATCTACCAGATCGAAGAAGCCACCACCCTGAGCATTCGCCGCCCGACCCGTACCTGGGCCGGGTTGCGCAGTTTTGTTCGTGACGGCGATCTGCTGTCCGGTTTCGACCTGCAGTTGCCCGGATTCTTCTGGGTTGCGGCCCAGGGTGGCTATGGCATCCAGACCTCCCCGGCGATGGGCCAGGCCAGCGCAGCGCTGGTACGCGGCGAACCGCTGCCCGAAGCCCTGACCCGCTTCGGCCTGAGCAGCGCAATGCTGTCGCCGGCGCGACTTGGCTGA
- a CDS encoding amino acid ABC transporter permease: MTSHTFKPDMPPPSNSIGVVAWMRANMFSSWINTLLTLFAFYLIYLIIPPLLHWAILDANWVGTTRADCTKEGACWVFIQQRFGQFMYGYYPADLRWRVDLTVWLAVIGAAPLFISRFPRKAIYGLSFLVVYPIVAWCLLHGGVFGLDAVATSQWGGLMLTLVIATVGIAGALPLGIVLALGRRSNMPAIRVVCVTFIEFWRGVPLITVLFMSSVMLPLFLPEGMNFDKLLRALIGVILFQSAYVAEVVRGGLQAIPKGQYEAAAAMGLGYWRSMGLVILPQALKLVIPGIVNTFIALFKDTSLVIIIGLFDLLNSVKQAAADPKWLGMATEGYVFAALVFWIFCFGMSRYSMHLERKLDTGHKR; the protein is encoded by the coding sequence ATGACATCCCATACCTTCAAACCTGACATGCCTCCACCGAGCAATAGCATCGGTGTGGTGGCGTGGATGCGCGCCAACATGTTCTCCAGCTGGATCAACACGCTGCTGACCCTGTTTGCGTTCTACCTGATCTACCTGATTATCCCACCGCTGCTGCACTGGGCGATCCTGGATGCGAACTGGGTAGGCACTACCCGCGCCGACTGCACCAAGGAAGGCGCCTGCTGGGTGTTCATCCAGCAGCGTTTCGGTCAGTTCATGTACGGCTACTACCCGGCGGACCTGCGCTGGCGCGTGGACCTGACCGTGTGGCTGGCAGTGATCGGTGCGGCGCCGTTGTTCATCTCGCGCTTCCCGCGCAAGGCGATCTACGGCCTGAGCTTCCTGGTGGTGTATCCGATCGTCGCCTGGTGCCTGCTGCACGGTGGCGTGTTTGGCCTGGACGCCGTGGCGACCAGCCAATGGGGCGGCCTGATGCTGACCCTGGTGATCGCTACCGTCGGTATCGCCGGCGCGCTGCCGCTGGGCATTGTGCTGGCCCTGGGTCGACGCTCGAACATGCCGGCGATCCGCGTGGTCTGTGTGACCTTCATCGAGTTCTGGCGTGGGGTGCCGTTGATCACGGTGCTGTTCATGTCGTCGGTGATGCTGCCGTTGTTCCTGCCTGAAGGCATGAACTTCGACAAGCTGCTGCGGGCGCTGATCGGGGTCATCCTGTTCCAGTCGGCCTATGTGGCCGAAGTGGTGCGCGGCGGTCTGCAAGCCATTCCCAAGGGGCAATACGAAGCGGCTGCGGCGATGGGCCTTGGCTACTGGCGCAGCATGGGCCTGGTGATTCTGCCGCAAGCCCTGAAGCTGGTGATCCCGGGCATCGTCAACACCTTCATCGCATTGTTCAAGGACACGAGCCTGGTGATCATCATCGGTTTGTTCGACCTGCTCAACAGCGTGAAACAAGCTGCCGCCGACCCGAAATGGCTGGGCATGGCCACTGAAGGCTATGTGTTCGCCGCCCTGGTGTTCTGGATTTTCTGTTTTGGTATGTCGCGCTATTCCATGCATCTGGAACGCAAGCTCGACACAGGCCACAAGCGTTAG
- a CDS encoding transcriptional regulator, with translation MTALQPDPAMDNFHTIADAIATLFYPHAEVVLHDLRTQKVDYIANNLSKREIGDDSSLEDMLSEDISERNIGPYEKLNWDGQKIRSLSSVLRDAKGRPLAVLCINLNISLFENAKAALDLFLSPGKLIPQPDSLFRDDWQERINTFLHAWMRERQLSLNLLTRDHKRELVLALHAEGAFKGKSASNYVANVLNMGRATVYKHLKELKG, from the coding sequence ATGACCGCCCTGCAACCCGATCCGGCAATGGACAATTTCCACACCATCGCCGACGCCATCGCCACGCTGTTCTACCCCCACGCCGAGGTGGTACTGCACGACCTGCGCACGCAGAAAGTCGATTACATCGCCAATAATCTCTCCAAGCGCGAGATCGGCGATGACTCGTCCCTGGAAGACATGCTCAGCGAGGACATCAGCGAACGGAACATCGGCCCGTATGAAAAGCTCAACTGGGACGGACAGAAGATCCGCAGCCTCAGCAGCGTCTTGCGCGACGCCAAAGGTCGGCCGCTGGCGGTGCTGTGCATCAACCTGAATATTTCACTGTTCGAAAATGCCAAGGCCGCGCTGGACCTGTTCCTGTCGCCGGGCAAATTGATCCCGCAGCCGGACTCCCTGTTTCGCGATGACTGGCAGGAACGCATCAACACCTTCCTGCATGCCTGGATGCGCGAGCGCCAGTTGAGCCTGAACCTGCTGACCCGCGACCATAAGCGCGAACTGGTGCTGGCGCTGCACGCCGAAGGCGCCTTCAAGGGCAAGAGCGCCTCCAACTACGTGGCCAATGTGCTGAACATGGGGCGGGCGACGGTGTACAAGCATCTGAAGGAATTGAAGGGCTAG
- a CDS encoding IS110 family transposase → MAMPVPLVKPIVGVDVAKDELVMYHAETDQLEIVPNNKTAIKKWLKALSMQVDIAIEATNIYHLEFADLAHKAGCVIYMVGGYELSHYRKGVNVRAKTDALDARLLARYLKNEGQELHPWNPPSPLYRRLVSLFRRRAAVVQARVSLSQSWANEPLLKAAFKRQIGAMQRLETLVEKKIQDELKDAGLLGQLKRCMKVEGIGLLTGARLLTSFQRGDFKNADAFIAFLGLDLRISQSGRKQGRRCLTKRGDPEARRLLHNAAMSARRTERWKGFYEALLARGMSTTQAMVALSRKLARVVFALLQNQSEYQPERHLKASHAP, encoded by the coding sequence ATGGCAATGCCGGTTCCCCTCGTCAAGCCGATTGTGGGTGTGGATGTCGCCAAGGATGAGTTGGTGATGTATCACGCCGAAACCGATCAGCTTGAGATAGTCCCCAATAACAAAACTGCGATTAAGAAGTGGCTCAAGGCCTTGTCCATGCAGGTGGATATTGCCATCGAAGCCACCAATATCTATCACCTGGAGTTCGCCGATCTGGCTCACAAGGCCGGCTGCGTGATCTACATGGTCGGTGGCTATGAGCTCAGTCACTACCGCAAAGGCGTGAACGTGCGCGCCAAAACCGATGCACTGGATGCTCGCCTGTTGGCCCGTTACCTGAAGAACGAAGGCCAGGAACTGCATCCCTGGAACCCGCCATCGCCCTTGTATCGCCGGCTCGTAAGCCTTTTCCGGCGCCGTGCGGCTGTGGTCCAGGCCCGTGTCAGTCTGAGCCAAAGCTGGGCGAACGAGCCGTTACTCAAAGCCGCGTTCAAACGCCAGATAGGCGCGATGCAGCGGCTGGAAACCCTGGTCGAAAAAAAGATCCAGGATGAGCTGAAGGACGCAGGCTTGCTGGGTCAGCTCAAGCGCTGCATGAAAGTTGAAGGCATTGGCCTGTTGACCGGCGCCCGGTTGCTCACCTCGTTTCAGCGGGGGGATTTCAAAAACGCCGATGCCTTCATCGCTTTTCTGGGGCTGGACCTGCGCATATCGCAATCAGGGCGAAAACAGGGTCGCCGCTGCCTGACCAAACGAGGTGATCCAGAAGCTCGCCGACTGCTGCACAACGCAGCGATGTCGGCAAGGCGCACGGAGCGATGGAAGGGGTTCTATGAGGCGTTGTTAGCCCGGGGGATGAGTACAACTCAGGCCATGGTGGCGCTGTCGCGCAAGCTTGCCCGCGTAGTATTCGCTCTGCTGCAGAATCAGAGCGAATACCAGCCAGAAAGGCATTTGAAGGCTAGTCATGCACCATAG